The region CCGGCCTCGGGCTCGATCTTCCAGTCGTCGTACGCCGGCAATCCGCTGTTCGAGGACCGCCGCCCGCGCAACGTGGGCGATATCCTGACCATCCTGATCACCGAGAACGTCAACGCCAGCAAGAACTCGGGCACCAACACCAGTCGCACCGGCAACGCCGCGCTGGCGTTCGACTCGGTGCCGCGCGCGCTGGGCGGCCTGTTCGGCACCAGCCAGAACGCCAACATCAACGGCGCCAACACCATGAAGGCCAGCGGCGGCGCCAGCGCGGCCAATACCTTCAACGGCACCATCACCGTGACCGTGCTGGAAGTGCTGGCCAACGGCAACCTGGTGGTCTCCGGCGAAAAGCAGATGGCGATCAACCAGGGCGCCGAGTTCATCCGTTTCTCGGGGGTGGTCAATCCCCGCACCATCACCGGCGACAACGCCGTGCTGTCGACGCAGGTCGCCGATGCGCGCATCGAATACACCGCCAAGGGCGTGATCGACGAAGCGCAGAACATGGGCTGGCTGCAGCGCTTCTTCCTCAATGTTTCTCCGTTCTGACCGCGCCATGTCTGCCCAGATGCTCGCTCGTTTCCTGTCCCGCCTGCTGCGGCTGACCATGGTCAGCCTGGCGCTGGGCGTGGCCTTCGGCGCCTTCGCCACCGGTGCCAAGGCCGAGCGCCTGAAGAACCTGGCCACCTTCCAGGGCGTGCGCGACAACCCGCTGGTCGGCTACGGCCTGGTGGTGGGGCTGGATAACACCGGCGACCAGACCATGCAGACGCCGTTCACCACGCAGAGCCTGACCAACATGCTCTCGCAGCTGGGGATCACGCTGCCCGCCGGCAAGAACATGCAGCTGAAGAACGTGGCGGCGGTCATGGTCACGGCTACGCTGCCGGCGTTCGCGCAGCCCGGCAGCCAGCTGGACGTGGTGGTGTCGTCGATGGGCAATGCCAAGAGCCTGCGCGGCGGCACGCTGCTGATGACGCCGCTCAAGGGCGCCGACGGCCAGGTCTACGCGATCGCCCAGGGCAACATGCTGGTGGGCGGCGCGGGCGCTTCGGCCAACGGCAGCAAGGTGCAGATCAACCAGCTGGCGGTGGGGCGCATCGCCAACGGCGCCATCGTCGAACGCGCGGTTGCGCCGTTCCAGCCCGATGGCGGCGTGCTCAACCTGGAGCTGAAGGACACGGATTTCGGCACCGCCGAGCGCGTGGTCGAAGCCATCAACCGCAACATGGGCGGCGGCGTGGCCGCGGCGCTCGACGGGCGCGTGGTGCAGGTGCGCGCGCCGGCATCGCCGGCGGCGCGCGTGGGCTTCCTGGCCCGCATCGAGAATATCGACGTGACGCCGGCGAAGGCCGCGGCCAAGGTGATCCTGAACGCCCGCACCGGCTCCATCGTGATGAACCAGGCCGTGACCGTGGAAGACTGCGCGGTGGCGCACGGCAACCTGTCGGTGGTGATCAACACGCAACCGGTGATCAGCCAGCCCGCGCCGTTCAGCGACGGCCAGACCGTGGTGGCGCCGGTGTCGCAGATCGACATGCGGCAGCAGGGCGGCTCGCTGCAGATCGTCAAGGCGGGCGCCTCGCTGGCCGCGGTGGTCAAGGGGCTTAACGCGCTGGGCGCGACCCCGGCCGACCTGCAGACCATCCTGGAAGCGATGCGTGCGGCGGGTGCGCTGCGCGCCGAGCTGGAAGTGATCTGAGCATGAACGGCGGCATCAACGGTGGCGCACTGCCCGCGGCGGGCGCCGACCTGACCCAGCGCTTCGCGCTGGACACGCAAGGCTTCGAAGCCCTCAAGCACAGCGCGCGCGGTGGCGCCGACGCCAATACGCTGCACGCCGTCGCCAAGCAGTTCGAGGCGGTGTTCACGCAGATGGTGCTCAAGAGCATGCGCGACGCCACGCCGCAGGACGGCCTGTTCGACAACGAGCAGAGCAAGCTCTACCTGTCGATGATGGACCAGCAGCTGGCGCAGCAGATGTCGTCGCGCGGCATCGGCCTGGCCGACGTGATGGTGCGCCAGCTGGCGCGCGCCACGGGCACCGCGATGCCGTCTGGCATGAACGCGCTGACGCCGGCCGAGGCCGGCAATGCCGCCGATGCCGAGATGGCCCGGCTGCTCGACAGCCGCGGCGCCGGCGCCATGTCAGCCGACGCGGCGGAGCAGGCCGACCTGCCCGCCATCGGCACCATCGTCGCGGGCCAGCAATGGAATCCCAC is a window of Cupriavidus taiwanensis LMG 19424 DNA encoding:
- the flgH gene encoding flagellar basal body L-ring protein FlgH; translated protein: MANLLSRLGARALVCLAGVAMLAASGCALMPREPLVQMPTTARAEPRPIGPASGSIFQSSYAGNPLFEDRRPRNVGDILTILITENVNASKNSGTNTSRTGNAALAFDSVPRALGGLFGTSQNANINGANTMKASGGASAANTFNGTITVTVLEVLANGNLVVSGEKQMAINQGAEFIRFSGVVNPRTITGDNAVLSTQVADARIEYTAKGVIDEAQNMGWLQRFFLNVSPF
- a CDS encoding flagellar basal body P-ring protein FlgI; amino-acid sequence: MSAQMLARFLSRLLRLTMVSLALGVAFGAFATGAKAERLKNLATFQGVRDNPLVGYGLVVGLDNTGDQTMQTPFTTQSLTNMLSQLGITLPAGKNMQLKNVAAVMVTATLPAFAQPGSQLDVVVSSMGNAKSLRGGTLLMTPLKGADGQVYAIAQGNMLVGGAGASANGSKVQINQLAVGRIANGAIVERAVAPFQPDGGVLNLELKDTDFGTAERVVEAINRNMGGGVAAALDGRVVQVRAPASPAARVGFLARIENIDVTPAKAAAKVILNARTGSIVMNQAVTVEDCAVAHGNLSVVINTQPVISQPAPFSDGQTVVAPVSQIDMRQQGGSLQIVKAGASLAAVVKGLNALGATPADLQTILEAMRAAGALRAELEVI